Proteins from a single region of Bremerella sp. JC817:
- the bioB gene encoding biotin synthase BioB, translating into MSISTLSWSALADEILRGHQLTLEEGLSILHSSDDELLDVMSAAFKIRRQHFGKTVQLYQLMNAKSGLCPEDCGYCSQSKVSDAEIPKYNFLSRDKLMEGARIAAERDVKTYCIVISARGPNEREMKAVETIVPEIKEKYDLKICACLGLLSSEQADRLKACGVDRVNHNVNTSAEYYEKICSTHTYADRINTLNAVKDAGLEMCSGGIVGMGEADEDVVKMALELRDLGVHSIPVNFLNPIDGTPLQGLGKDLSPRQCLRILALYRFANPSSELRIAGGREIHLRSLQPMGLYAANSIFLGDYLTTPGQTAEDDYKMLEDLGFTVTKTEEVSVGSA; encoded by the coding sequence ATGTCGATATCGACGCTATCCTGGTCCGCTCTGGCCGACGAAATTCTGCGTGGCCATCAATTGACGCTCGAAGAAGGTCTTTCGATCCTCCATTCGTCCGACGATGAGTTGCTGGATGTGATGTCCGCCGCGTTCAAGATTCGTCGACAGCACTTCGGCAAGACCGTCCAACTATACCAGTTGATGAACGCCAAGAGCGGCCTCTGCCCGGAAGACTGTGGTTACTGCTCGCAGTCGAAGGTCTCCGACGCCGAGATCCCGAAGTACAACTTCCTCAGCCGCGATAAGCTGATGGAAGGTGCCCGGATCGCTGCTGAACGGGATGTGAAGACTTACTGCATCGTGATCTCGGCTCGCGGTCCGAACGAACGCGAAATGAAGGCGGTCGAAACGATCGTGCCCGAGATCAAAGAAAAGTACGACTTGAAGATCTGTGCTTGCCTGGGTCTTTTGAGCTCGGAACAAGCCGATCGCCTGAAGGCTTGTGGTGTTGATCGCGTGAATCACAACGTGAACACCAGTGCCGAATACTACGAAAAGATCTGCTCGACCCACACCTACGCCGACCGCATCAACACGCTGAACGCTGTCAAAGACGCCGGCCTCGAAATGTGCAGCGGTGGGATCGTCGGCATGGGCGAAGCGGACGAAGACGTCGTAAAGATGGCTCTCGAACTTCGCGACCTGGGCGTCCACTCGATTCCGGTCAACTTCCTGAATCCAATCGACGGAACGCCGCTCCAAGGCCTGGGCAAAGACCTGAGCCCACGTCAGTGCCTGCGAATCCTGGCTTTGTATCGCTTCGCGAATCCAAGCAGCGAACTCCGCATCGCTGGCGGCCGCGAGATTCACCTGCGAAGCCTACAGCCGATGGGCTTGTACGCCGCGAACTCGATCTTCCTGGGCGACTATCTCACCACGCCAGGCCAGACCGCCGAAGACGATTACAAGATGCTGGAAGATCTTGGCTTCACCGTTACTAAGACCGAAGAAGTCTCGGTTGGCTCGGCTTAG
- the leuD gene encoding 3-isopropylmalate dehydratase small subunit has product MQPFIKETGLVATMDRANVDTDQIIPKQFLKRIERTGFGQFLFFDWRYLEDGSTPNPEFELNKPEVEGASILVTRRNFGNGSSREHAVWAIDDFGIRAVLAPSFADIFYNNCFKNGVLPIALTEDQIEEIFQRADKTPGYKLTVDLEALKITDADGLEIPFQLDEFRRHKLLNGLDDIALTLSREEKIAAYEQAHGIGA; this is encoded by the coding sequence ATGCAACCATTCATCAAAGAGACCGGCCTTGTGGCCACCATGGATCGGGCCAACGTGGACACCGATCAGATCATCCCCAAGCAGTTTTTGAAGCGTATCGAACGAACGGGCTTCGGACAGTTTCTGTTCTTCGACTGGCGTTACCTGGAAGATGGTTCGACTCCGAATCCTGAGTTCGAACTGAACAAGCCAGAAGTCGAAGGGGCTTCGATCCTGGTGACCCGTCGTAACTTCGGCAACGGTTCGAGCCGCGAACATGCTGTCTGGGCGATCGACGACTTCGGTATTCGCGCGGTGCTGGCACCAAGTTTCGCCGACATCTTCTACAACAACTGCTTCAAAAACGGCGTCCTGCCGATTGCCCTGACCGAAGATCAGATCGAAGAGATCTTCCAGCGTGCCGACAAGACCCCAGGCTACAAGCTGACTGTCGATCTGGAAGCACTGAAGATCACTGACGCTGATGGCCTTGAAATTCCGTTCCAACTGGACGAGTTCCGTCGCCACAAGTTGCTCAACGGTCTGGACGATATCGCCCTGACCCTCAGCCGCGAAGAAAAGATCGCCGCCTACGAGCAGGCCCATGGTATCGGTGCTTAA
- the leuC gene encoding 3-isopropylmalate dehydratase large subunit, with protein MIAENAPRTMFQKIWDNHVVDAESASQALLYIDLHLVHEVTSPQAFEGLRLAGRKVRRPELTKATPDHNVPTTDRSLPIVDQISKQQIDTLRQNCEDFGVQLFDLHDIKQGVVHVIGPELGLTQPGATIVCGDSHTATHGAFGALAFGIGTSEVEHVLATQTLIQSRPKTMELRVNGKLARGVTAKDLVLYLIGHLTTAGGTGYVLEYTGEAVRNLTMEQRMTVCNMSIEAGARAGMIAPDETTFEYMRGREFSPKDIEAAIERWKNLPSDPGAKYDKVLEFEAKDIAPQVTWGTNPGQVCAVDRNIPSPGDFADATERRSTEAALDYMALKAGAPITDVEINRVFIGSCTNGRIEDLRAAASVVKGHKKSDHVHAMVVPGSGQVRKQAQEEGLDKIFTEAGFEWREAGCSMCLAMNPDKLEPGERCASTSNRNFEGRQGRGGRTHLVSPEMAAAAGIAGHFVDVRQWDFK; from the coding sequence ATGATCGCGGAAAATGCCCCCCGTACCATGTTCCAGAAAATCTGGGACAACCACGTTGTCGATGCGGAATCTGCTTCGCAGGCACTGCTGTACATTGACCTGCACCTGGTGCACGAAGTGACCAGCCCGCAGGCATTCGAAGGCCTGCGTCTGGCGGGTCGTAAGGTTCGCCGCCCAGAACTCACCAAGGCGACGCCGGACCACAATGTCCCCACCACCGATCGCTCGCTACCGATTGTCGATCAGATCTCGAAGCAGCAGATCGACACGCTTCGTCAGAACTGCGAAGACTTCGGTGTTCAACTGTTCGACCTGCACGACATCAAGCAAGGTGTGGTGCACGTGATCGGTCCGGAACTCGGCCTCACGCAGCCTGGGGCGACCATTGTGTGTGGCGACAGTCACACGGCGACCCACGGTGCCTTCGGTGCGTTGGCCTTCGGTATTGGTACGAGCGAAGTCGAGCACGTCCTCGCCACGCAGACCCTCATTCAGTCGCGTCCGAAGACGATGGAACTTCGCGTCAACGGCAAGCTGGCGCGTGGCGTCACGGCGAAAGACCTGGTGCTGTATCTGATCGGTCACCTGACTACCGCTGGCGGTACCGGCTACGTGCTGGAATACACCGGCGAAGCGGTCCGCAACTTGACCATGGAACAGCGCATGACTGTCTGTAACATGTCGATCGAAGCAGGTGCGCGTGCCGGTATGATCGCACCGGACGAGACCACCTTTGAATACATGCGTGGTCGCGAGTTCAGCCCGAAAGACATCGAAGCTGCCATCGAGCGTTGGAAGAACTTGCCATCTGACCCAGGTGCCAAGTACGACAAGGTCCTCGAGTTCGAAGCGAAGGACATCGCTCCTCAGGTTACTTGGGGCACCAACCCAGGTCAGGTTTGTGCGGTCGATCGCAACATTCCTTCGCCGGGCGATTTCGCCGACGCGACCGAACGTCGCTCGACCGAAGCGGCCCTCGACTACATGGCCTTGAAGGCAGGCGCTCCGATCACCGACGTTGAAATCAATCGCGTCTTCATCGGTTCGTGCACCAACGGTCGTATCGAAGACCTGCGTGCCGCGGCGAGCGTGGTTAAAGGTCACAAAAAGTCCGATCACGTGCATGCGATGGTCGTTCCTGGTAGTGGCCAGGTTCGTAAGCAGGCCCAGGAAGAAGGTCTCGACAAGATCTTCACCGAAGCGGGCTTTGAATGGCGTGAAGCAGGCTGCAGTATGTGCCTGGCGATGAACCCCGACAAGCTGGAACCAGGCGAACGTTGTGCTTCAACCAGCAACCGCAACTTTGAAGGACGTCAGGGACGTGGTGGTCGCACCCACCTGGTCAGCCCCGAAATGGCCGCCGCCGCGGGCATTGCTGGTCACTTCGTCGACGTCCGTCAGTGGGACTTCAAATAG